In Candidatus Wallbacteria bacterium, a genomic segment contains:
- a CDS encoding HD domain-containing protein, translated as MAKKKIYWLEEKGKVIRDPIWSYIYITKEVERLIDTREFQKLRHISQLGHVELVYPGARHSRFEHSLGVYHLAKFFLRQLMSSDPPLVIDEEDIATFLAAALIHDIGHYPYSHILEEIQVFFQDHEERGRKIILDPKGELSHVLCEVWGVDPRRVANIIDYKGKNIPERDLRLARILSGTLDPDKIDYLLRDSRYCGVPFGEAVNKDRLIQSIVYDAENDGLAISHKGISAIEALIFTNYLMYRNVYWHHGVRSSVVMFKLIVSELLRHPDNGLTEKDFYLISEYELQSLLKRRLAELKMKDLLNLLQNIEKRKLYKRGLVFYAWELSRKETHLFYDFYQNPELKRTREQCLCGEIGRKIRKKLHGHEILIDIPKFGKSLQIDLRVFMPEDVCVRKKNPFTFDDYEVTQLKKHLVDNFENYAKTFHVFYHPDFPEIKKKLSKREILLEVRE; from the coding sequence ATGGCTAAGAAAAAAATATACTGGCTCGAAGAGAAGGGAAAAGTCATCCGTGATCCGATCTGGAGTTACATCTATATCACAAAGGAAGTCGAGCGGCTGATCGATACCAGGGAATTCCAGAAACTCAGGCACATTTCTCAACTCGGGCACGTGGAACTGGTCTACCCTGGCGCCAGGCATTCCAGATTCGAGCATTCCCTCGGTGTTTACCATCTGGCCAAGTTTTTCCTGCGCCAGCTCATGTCATCCGATCCCCCTCTGGTGATCGACGAAGAGGATATCGCGACATTCCTCGCTGCAGCCCTGATCCATGATATCGGGCATTACCCGTATTCCCATATCCTCGAAGAGATCCAAGTGTTTTTCCAGGACCATGAGGAGCGCGGACGGAAAATCATTCTGGACCCGAAGGGTGAACTGAGCCATGTGCTGTGCGAAGTCTGGGGAGTGGACCCTCGGCGTGTAGCCAATATCATCGATTACAAGGGAAAAAATATTCCTGAACGCGACCTTAGGCTTGCCAGGATCCTCTCCGGAACCCTGGACCCGGATAAGATTGATTACCTGCTGAGGGATTCCAGGTATTGCGGCGTGCCGTTCGGCGAAGCTGTGAACAAGGACCGCCTGATCCAGTCGATTGTCTATGACGCTGAAAACGATGGACTGGCCATCAGCCACAAAGGCATTTCAGCGATCGAAGCCCTGATTTTCACCAATTACCTGATGTACAGGAACGTTTACTGGCATCACGGAGTCAGGTCCAGTGTAGTCATGTTCAAGCTGATAGTCAGTGAACTTCTGCGGCACCCGGACAACGGCCTGACTGAGAAGGATTTCTACCTGATCAGCGAATATGAGCTGCAATCGCTTCTGAAGCGCAGACTGGCTGAACTTAAAATGAAGGACCTCCTGAATCTGCTCCAGAATATTGAAAAACGGAAGCTGTATAAGCGTGGACTGGTTTTTTATGCCTGGGAATTGTCACGCAAGGAAACGCATCTTTTCTATGATTTCTACCAGAATCCGGAATTGAAGCGGACGCGCGAACAATGTCTGTGCGGGGAGATCGGCAGGAAAATCCGGAAAAAACTTCATGGCCACGAGATCCTGATCGACATCCCGAAATTCGGAAAAAGCCTGCAGATCGACCTTAGAGTCTTCATGCCGGAGGATGTCTGCGTGAGAAAGAAGAATCCATTCACCTTCGATGATTATGAAGTGACGCAGCTTAAAAAACATCTGGTGGATAATTTCGAAAATTACGCGAAGACCTTCCACGTCTTCTATCATCCGGATTTTCCGGAAATCAAGAAAAAGCTCAGCAAACGGGAAATCCTTTTGGAAGTCAGGGAATAG
- a CDS encoding M36 family metallopeptidase, which produces MSKLKLFVFFFLITSVSIYAFQADDSNALLRNLQEKDTMTLRGFQNDFAVFGKVDPNFEVTWDETYAVPSSVCGNFCSCGRADLMNQYRSSLPENLTLNKIKNNEGHEVYEYSFNGIKVFPSALTYSAGNKGFMLAGAFIHNTVIKNRSIYDIATCEKIATEYLHVLSLRMDTISEKVFFNTYNGLKSAYLYKIGAEQPLGDFLIVVDDEDGEVVYCDNLMQFMDGKGSTYMTNPLKCDATVEPFTAITKSGYLQGSWAKIENGNSSASAANSERNEFVYETTDTHFDESHMYFHMTRIHDYFKDTFGYTGMDKQSRAIVHYGNNYDNAFFSPWGGYFAFGDGSKFNDLARESAIAYHEYTHGVTSDIAGLGTSGEAGGMNEGLSDYFGNSIDNDPDIGEYACAKMGKPYLRSCINNSHYPESVQNECHADSLMWSAPLWEVRQAFGREVADSLAHYSRYYINSSSKFADGLKAILKVDDEKFGGIHKEEIVKIFAARGILQNSKVFIERLKEKDIVQKMYGEVATSG; this is translated from the coding sequence GTGAGTAAACTGAAGCTGTTCGTGTTCTTCTTTCTGATCACAAGCGTCTCAATCTATGCTTTCCAGGCTGATGATTCCAATGCACTGCTGAGAAACCTGCAGGAAAAAGATACCATGACCCTGCGCGGCTTCCAGAATGATTTTGCCGTTTTCGGCAAAGTCGACCCTAATTTTGAAGTGACCTGGGACGAAACCTACGCAGTACCTTCCTCAGTCTGCGGAAATTTCTGCAGCTGCGGCAGAGCTGACCTGATGAATCAGTATCGCTCCTCGCTTCCGGAAAACCTGACCCTCAATAAAATCAAGAACAATGAGGGCCATGAAGTTTATGAATACTCCTTCAATGGAATCAAAGTTTTCCCGAGCGCTCTGACCTATTCTGCAGGCAACAAGGGATTCATGCTCGCCGGAGCTTTCATCCACAACACAGTCATCAAGAATCGTTCCATTTATGACATCGCCACCTGCGAGAAGATCGCCACTGAATATCTCCATGTATTGTCGCTCAGGATGGATACAATCTCTGAAAAAGTTTTTTTCAACACTTATAACGGCCTGAAATCCGCATACCTATATAAAATCGGCGCAGAGCAGCCGCTCGGCGATTTCCTGATCGTGGTGGACGACGAGGACGGAGAAGTTGTTTACTGCGACAACCTGATGCAGTTCATGGACGGCAAGGGCTCAACCTACATGACAAATCCGCTCAAGTGCGATGCGACTGTGGAACCGTTCACAGCCATCACCAAAAGCGGTTATCTCCAGGGTTCCTGGGCCAAGATCGAGAACGGCAACAGCTCAGCCTCAGCCGCCAATTCCGAGCGGAATGAATTTGTCTACGAGACCACAGACACCCATTTCGACGAATCCCACATGTATTTCCACATGACCCGCATCCATGATTACTTTAAGGACACATTCGGTTATACAGGCATGGATAAACAATCCAGGGCAATCGTGCATTACGGCAACAACTATGACAACGCCTTCTTCTCTCCCTGGGGCGGCTACTTCGCTTTCGGGGATGGCAGCAAATTCAATGACCTGGCCAGGGAATCGGCAATCGCCTATCATGAATACACCCATGGCGTCACTTCAGACATCGCAGGGCTCGGAACTTCCGGTGAAGCCGGCGGAATGAATGAGGGATTATCCGACTATTTCGGCAATTCCATCGACAATGACCCTGACATCGGCGAATACGCCTGCGCCAAGATGGGCAAACCCTATCTGCGCTCCTGCATCAACAATTCACATTACCCTGAGAGCGTGCAGAATGAATGCCATGCCGACTCTCTGATGTGGTCTGCTCCGCTGTGGGAAGTCAGGCAGGCCTTCGGCCGGGAAGTCGCCGACTCACTTGCCCATTACAGCCGCTATTATATCAACAGCAGTTCCAAATTCGCCGACGGCCTGAAAGCCATCCTCAAAGTCGATGACGAAAAATTCGGCGGCATCCACAAGGAAGAAATAGTCAAGATCTTCGCAGCCCGCGGCATCCTGCAGAACTCCAAAGTCTTCATCGAAAGGCTGAAGGAAAAGGATATCGTGCAGAAGATGTACGGCGAAGTCGCAACATCCGGATAG
- a CDS encoding YitT family protein, with protein sequence MHKFLHQLLKICLLCVGVFAAAFGLKGFLLPNCFIDGGVTGISMLISAVSGWSLPLLIVLVNIPFIVIGYYHVGRTFCISASFAILGLGLTLLLVHFPVVTTDKLLDAVFGGIMLGAGVGLSIRGGGVLDGTEIVALVSSKKLGATVGDVILLMNIIIFSFAAQLLSPEIAMYSILTYFSAAKTVDFILYGIEEYQGVTIISAKNAEIKQMIVNDLGRGVTVFQGRGGFTEAEQDILLCVITRLEVSKLRSMIHEIDESAFVITEHISEASGGMVKKRGFHG encoded by the coding sequence ATGCATAAGTTTCTCCATCAACTGCTCAAGATATGCTTACTCTGCGTTGGAGTATTTGCTGCAGCTTTCGGACTGAAGGGCTTTTTACTGCCGAACTGCTTCATCGACGGCGGGGTCACCGGGATCTCCATGCTGATTTCAGCTGTTTCAGGCTGGAGCCTGCCTCTCCTGATCGTGCTGGTCAACATCCCTTTCATTGTGATCGGCTACTATCATGTGGGACGTACTTTCTGCATATCCGCGTCATTCGCGATTCTTGGCCTGGGACTTACACTTCTGCTGGTCCACTTCCCGGTAGTTACTACTGACAAACTGCTGGACGCAGTGTTTGGAGGAATCATGCTGGGCGCCGGGGTAGGCCTGTCAATCCGCGGTGGCGGAGTGCTTGACGGAACTGAGATCGTAGCACTTGTCTCAAGTAAAAAACTGGGAGCCACGGTCGGAGACGTGATCCTGCTCATGAACATCATCATTTTCAGTTTCGCGGCCCAGCTTCTCTCCCCTGAAATCGCGATGTATTCGATACTGACGTATTTTTCCGCTGCCAAGACAGTGGATTTCATACTTTACGGAATCGAAGAATACCAGGGAGTTACGATAATTTCAGCGAAAAACGCAGAGATCAAGCAGATGATCGTGAATGATCTCGGCCGCGGAGTCACGGTTTTCCAGGGGCGCGGCGGATTCACGGAGGCGGAACAGGACATTCTTTTATGCGTGATAACCAGACTGGAAGTATCCAAACTGCGCAGCATGATTCATGAGATTGATGAATCCGCCTTTGTGATCACTGAACATATTTCCGAAGCCAGCGGAGGCATGGTAAAGAAACGGGGGTTTCATGGCTAA
- a CDS encoding type II toxin-antitoxin system VapC family toxin — protein sequence MKKMRIYLDTSVINFLFAEDAPEFMAITRELFENFVGPGKYEVFISEVVIRELGKTRNETRKISLLKVISDYALKVLPLDSESEKLSEIYLEQGVIPKAKTDDARHVAIAATNQMDILLSWNFRHLANVNKQIKIKAINEKEGLLHPLLLLSPLEVIDEEEK from the coding sequence ATGAAGAAAATGCGGATCTATCTTGATACATCAGTGATTAATTTTCTTTTCGCTGAAGACGCGCCGGAATTTATGGCAATTACCCGGGAATTATTCGAAAACTTTGTTGGCCCCGGAAAGTATGAGGTTTTCATTTCTGAAGTGGTAATCAGGGAGCTAGGGAAAACAAGGAACGAGACAAGGAAAATTTCTTTGTTAAAAGTGATCTCCGATTACGCTCTCAAGGTTTTACCTCTTGATAGTGAATCGGAAAAATTGTCTGAAATTTACCTTGAGCAGGGTGTAATACCAAAAGCTAAAACAGATGATGCAAGACATGTTGCAATTGCTGCGACCAATCAGATGGATATTCTACTTTCCTGGAATTTCCGGCATCTGGCCAATGTCAACAAACAGATAAAGATCAAGGCCATCAATGAAAAGGAAGGCTTACTGCATCCTTTATTGTTATTGAGCCCCTTGGAGGTTATCGATGAAGAAGAAAAGTAA
- a CDS encoding AAA family ATPase yields the protein MYLKFFNLTRFPFHVTPDPEFIYLTSRHEEALNRLKFGIESNLGFIVLTGEIGSGKTTLIRKIIGELKGEYAFIFNPQDDFLKLMRQILDELEIIYAKSDDALELINKLNTHALDCLSQNLPLTVLIDEAQNLSIATLEKVRMLTNLETDKAKLVTVILTGQPELSKLLEEPALFQLKQRIGMRYHLKPLAYEDLAPYINHRLRVAGKQEVPAVVFTGSALRRIYSVSRGVPRLVNLICHQVLITAFTLEKKKITREMVTEISREFKLPGRLSDGIFQAVPLFLILLALVYFAGSREGCQSPARGSRPEAGANKKAEIINSPCVATLEAEVTLKISESQRPAAGSLIPQSAELQTGTTVEIPVKKELLIPYSETLVPLKLVEEKTVQTEVGKPVPDRPVIIAKTLESKKKEPPKPAVIQPVPRPQPAIPKEAGPLQADPIKLPVVYLKKTGDRVYFLPDELRPIRYLLITDESLGTAEIEGKGFEQDGGFYSREMDFYGNDGEQAKNIRIAGKNYRIVYKIDSTPPLIPKSILSKQGAEYLLIYPMQPARDFTIYLNNVKKTAAYFREYPGYAVRIPASALFQSSNEVRVVVSDRAGNSSTSTSSLFP from the coding sequence ATGTATTTGAAATTCTTCAATCTGACCCGTTTTCCTTTCCATGTCACCCCTGACCCTGAATTCATCTATCTGACAAGCCGCCATGAAGAAGCTCTGAACCGCCTGAAATTCGGAATCGAGTCCAATCTGGGATTCATTGTGCTAACAGGCGAGATCGGATCAGGCAAAACCACCTTAATCCGGAAAATCATCGGGGAATTGAAGGGCGAATACGCCTTTATCTTCAACCCGCAGGATGATTTTCTCAAACTGATGAGGCAGATCCTGGATGAACTTGAAATTATCTATGCGAAGAGCGATGACGCCCTGGAACTGATCAACAAGCTCAATACACACGCCCTGGATTGTCTCTCACAAAACCTGCCCCTGACTGTGCTGATAGACGAAGCCCAAAACCTGTCAATCGCTACTCTGGAAAAAGTGAGAATGCTCACCAACCTCGAAACCGACAAAGCCAAGCTTGTGACAGTGATTCTGACCGGCCAGCCCGAATTGTCCAAACTGCTGGAAGAGCCCGCGCTGTTTCAGCTCAAGCAACGGATCGGAATGAGGTATCATCTTAAACCTCTCGCTTATGAAGATCTTGCACCATACATCAACCATCGCCTCAGAGTGGCAGGCAAGCAGGAAGTCCCTGCAGTCGTTTTTACCGGATCTGCCTTACGCCGGATCTATTCGGTTTCCAGAGGAGTGCCGCGTCTGGTGAATCTGATCTGTCACCAGGTTCTGATCACCGCCTTCACTCTGGAGAAGAAAAAGATCACAAGAGAAATGGTGACTGAGATCTCCCGTGAATTCAAGCTGCCAGGCAGATTATCAGACGGTATCTTTCAGGCTGTACCCCTCTTTCTGATCCTTCTGGCACTGGTTTATTTTGCAGGCAGCAGGGAAGGCTGCCAATCCCCGGCCAGAGGAAGCAGGCCTGAAGCCGGTGCCAATAAAAAGGCGGAAATTATCAATTCACCTTGCGTGGCTACTCTGGAAGCGGAAGTAACTTTAAAAATATCAGAATCCCAAAGGCCTGCAGCAGGTTCATTGATTCCACAGTCTGCCGAACTCCAGACAGGAACAACTGTGGAAATCCCTGTCAAGAAGGAGTTATTAATTCCATACTCCGAAACCTTGGTTCCATTGAAGCTTGTAGAAGAAAAGACTGTTCAAACGGAAGTGGGAAAACCCGTTCCAGATCGGCCCGTAATTATCGCCAAGACTTTAGAAAGCAAAAAAAAGGAACCGCCGAAACCTGCTGTCATCCAGCCCGTGCCCAGGCCCCAACCAGCGATTCCAAAGGAAGCAGGACCCCTGCAAGCGGATCCTATCAAGCTGCCTGTAGTTTACCTGAAAAAAACCGGGGACAGAGTATATTTCCTGCCTGATGAACTGCGGCCCATCAGATATCTGTTGATTACAGATGAGTCGCTCGGGACCGCGGAAATCGAGGGGAAAGGTTTTGAGCAGGACGGCGGATTTTACTCCAGGGAAATGGATTTCTACGGTAATGATGGAGAGCAAGCGAAAAACATCAGGATAGCCGGGAAAAATTACAGGATTGTCTATAAAATTGACAGCACCCCTCCCCTGATTCCAAAATCAATATTGAGTAAGCAGGGGGCTGAATATCTATTGATTTATCCTATGCAGCCTGCCAGGGACTTCACAATTTACCTGAACAACGTCAAAAAAACAGCTGCCTATTTTCGAGAATATCCGGGATATGCAGTCAGGATTCCGGCCAGCGCGCTTTTTCAGAGCTCCAACGAGGTGCGGGTTGTGGTCAGTGACAGGGCAGGAAATTCAAGCACTTCGACATCCAGTCTTTTCCCCTGA
- a CDS encoding type II toxin-antitoxin system Phd/YefM family antitoxin has protein sequence MIKLHPEFLKKNGKAEFVVFPYDEYAIIQELLEDVEDLMDLREAKKKEAGKSALTLNEVKSKLKTAKPVSKKRNFR, from the coding sequence ATGATAAAACTGCATCCCGAATTCCTCAAAAAAAACGGTAAGGCTGAGTTTGTTGTATTCCCCTATGACGAATATGCAATTATCCAGGAACTGTTGGAAGATGTCGAAGATCTGATGGACTTGAGGGAAGCCAAAAAGAAAGAAGCAGGAAAGTCGGCTCTTACACTGAATGAAGTCAAATCAAAGCTGAAAACTGCTAAGCCAGTCTCGAAAAAACGCAACTTTCGCTGA
- a CDS encoding Fic family protein yields MFYNWRPLEDLPEDWKNLASLQLASLSQVWREQREKLREDKDLKEFNARLMREWAIETGIIENIYSLSRGITQVLIEKGLSENLIGHGDANLPSDEVIPIIKDHLEVLEGLFDFVAGRRPLSVSYIKEMHAAMTRHQEFTRGIDSLGKKVNVPLIRGDWKKMPNNPSRQNGSHHEYCPPEQVASEMDNLIKLHLEHCSAQVPPEVEAAWLHHRFTQVHPFQDGNGRIARTLASLVFIRERWFPLVLTRDMRDDYIAYSEKADQGDISDLVRLFTKVQIDAFKKALSISEDIVRERKHHHDIIRSAVDKIAERKKDDQKNRKLQALEIFSQLGTYTGKKLEELASELNEHLQRIDKNYGAQFQKNGKTNDHWFRGQIVASARKLEYFADLRTYKSWIKLRLTEERQTDIIFSFHFLGQAFTGICAISAFLEQKDVAHKEPKNKIQSSAESYIEESLPSPNVICEEVFQFSYNEPLDNVERRYKTWFEDSIRIGLESWRRQL; encoded by the coding sequence ATGTTTTACAACTGGCGTCCGCTGGAAGATCTTCCTGAAGATTGGAAAAATCTCGCTTCTCTGCAACTGGCCAGTCTGTCCCAAGTGTGGCGGGAACAGAGAGAAAAATTGCGCGAGGATAAGGATTTAAAGGAGTTTAATGCACGGCTGATGCGAGAATGGGCGATTGAAACTGGAATCATTGAAAATATTTATTCGCTATCGCGGGGCATTACTCAGGTTTTAATTGAAAAAGGTTTGTCGGAAAACCTGATCGGCCATGGAGATGCGAATCTGCCTTCTGATGAGGTTATACCGATCATCAAGGACCATCTTGAAGTTTTGGAAGGTTTGTTTGATTTTGTTGCAGGCCGCCGTCCTTTATCTGTCTCGTACATAAAAGAAATGCATGCTGCCATGACCAGGCATCAGGAATTCACAAGAGGAATCGACAGTCTGGGAAAGAAAGTGAATGTTCCATTGATCAGGGGCGACTGGAAAAAAATGCCGAACAACCCATCCCGCCAGAACGGCTCACATCACGAGTATTGCCCGCCAGAGCAAGTGGCTTCAGAAATGGATAATTTAATTAAACTTCATCTTGAACACTGTTCCGCGCAAGTACCGCCTGAAGTGGAAGCTGCCTGGTTACATCACAGATTCACCCAAGTGCATCCTTTCCAGGATGGTAACGGCAGAATAGCCCGCACTTTAGCTTCACTGGTTTTTATTCGAGAAAGGTGGTTTCCGCTGGTTTTAACCCGTGATATGAGGGATGATTACATTGCTTATTCGGAGAAAGCCGACCAGGGGGACATTTCCGATTTGGTCAGACTTTTTACAAAAGTTCAAATCGATGCTTTCAAGAAAGCATTGAGCATTTCCGAGGACATTGTCCGTGAAAGAAAACATCATCATGATATCATCCGGTCGGCTGTGGATAAAATCGCTGAGAGGAAAAAGGACGATCAGAAAAACAGGAAATTGCAGGCTTTGGAAATTTTCTCGCAATTGGGAACTTATACAGGTAAGAAACTAGAAGAACTGGCTTCAGAGTTGAATGAACATTTACAGCGGATTGACAAGAATTATGGCGCACAATTCCAGAAAAATGGTAAAACCAATGACCATTGGTTCAGGGGGCAGATTGTGGCTTCCGCGCGTAAACTTGAATATTTCGCTGATCTCCGTACATATAAATCGTGGATAAAATTGAGGTTAACTGAAGAACGGCAGACAGATATCATTTTTTCCTTCCATTTTCTCGGACAAGCTTTTACAGGTATCTGTGCTATCAGCGCGTTTCTGGAACAGAAAGACGTTGCGCACAAAGAACCTAAGAATAAAATTCAAAGCTCTGCTGAGAGTTATATTGAAGAGTCACTACCATCTCCAAATGTGATTTGCGAGGAAGTATTTCAATTTTCATACAATGAACCCTTAGATAATGTTGAAAGAAGATACAAAACCTGGTTTGAAGATTCAATCAGGATTGGGCTGGAATCCTGGCGGCGGCAGTTATAA
- a CDS encoding GIY-YIG nuclease family protein has protein sequence MSAGFIYVLVNSSMPELVKVGKTTREPLARADELSGVTGIPTPFIVAFDRFFENCDEAEQYIHTVLSEKGYRVSENREFFKAPVKDVITTILQAPNPSGNIPSEGTEDEDLLTKNQNDELNDMKLSKCSPIHHPWTDLLNEAENYYHGHDKHLQDFSESLKLYKGAAKLGCIVAYRFIAHQYDSGEGVPKDKQKAFDFLKEGARKGDYFCFLEMARIFSGENNFNNFKKCVKKFFEARELKPDITIEKHGDFDSFIMFLSVADQNVKSGAIIAIAESEFKQKVEILQQIEKNESNPSVCEAILKIIDQTRKHSTLLPSRLIEITSKLETGDDSDLFSKNSKRNDKFKLNSDTTPAWVNILNKANNHYFGQVEHPKDFSKSIKLYKEAAKFGCIYAYKFIARQYYYAQGVPKDNQKALDFLKEGAERKGDYYCYLEIARIFLDENDHDKFKEWLDRFLFERFRKSRTVGIDLNMEKYGEGYSIILVGILLEVVKKKVSIKKWDGIRREEKEKVCNCIKGMQARLRADIAKKDQIAKLAGILMYEVNKEISTEIWKYKHEEREKVYSCIKEMQKKKDYGKALKEQITELDGLLSYVTNSL, from the coding sequence ATGTCAGCAGGTTTTATTTATGTTTTAGTGAATAGTTCCATGCCAGAATTAGTTAAAGTTGGAAAAACCACAAGGGAACCATTAGCTAGAGCAGATGAATTGTCTGGTGTGACAGGAATACCAACTCCCTTTATAGTGGCATTTGATCGCTTTTTTGAAAATTGCGATGAAGCCGAGCAATACATTCACACAGTACTTTCTGAAAAAGGATATCGGGTATCTGAAAACAGAGAATTTTTTAAAGCTCCTGTAAAAGATGTAATTACTACAATTTTACAAGCACCTAATCCATCTGGAAATATTCCCAGCGAAGGCACTGAAGATGAAGACTTACTAACCAAAAATCAAAATGATGAACTGAATGATATGAAGCTAAGCAAATGTTCACCTATACACCACCCTTGGACTGATTTGCTTAACGAAGCGGAAAATTATTATCACGGACATGATAAACACCTCCAGGATTTTTCCGAGTCATTAAAATTATACAAAGGGGCAGCTAAGCTCGGTTGCATTGTTGCATATCGATTTATAGCTCACCAATATGATTCCGGGGAAGGCGTTCCTAAAGATAAGCAAAAAGCGTTTGATTTTCTAAAAGAGGGTGCACGAAAAGGGGATTACTTTTGCTTTTTGGAAATGGCAAGAATTTTTTCAGGTGAAAATAATTTTAATAATTTTAAGAAATGCGTTAAAAAATTCTTTGAGGCTAGAGAATTAAAGCCGGATATCACTATTGAAAAACATGGTGATTTTGATTCATTTATTATGTTTTTGAGCGTTGCTGATCAAAATGTAAAGTCTGGAGCAATCATTGCAATTGCTGAATCTGAATTCAAACAAAAAGTGGAAATCTTACAGCAGATAGAAAAGAATGAATCCAACCCTTCTGTTTGTGAGGCAATACTCAAAATCATCGATCAGACTCGGAAACATTCCACTCTATTACCATCTAGATTGATTGAAATTACTTCCAAGTTAGAAACCGGTGACGATTCAGATCTTTTTTCTAAAAACAGTAAAAGAAACGATAAATTTAAATTGAACAGTGATACAACCCCAGCGTGGGTAAATATTTTAAACAAAGCGAACAATCATTATTTCGGACAAGTTGAACATCCCAAGGATTTTTCCAAATCAATAAAGTTGTATAAAGAAGCGGCCAAATTTGGTTGTATTTATGCCTACAAATTTATCGCACGTCAATATTATTATGCTCAAGGTGTACCAAAGGACAATCAAAAAGCTCTTGATTTTTTAAAAGAAGGAGCTGAAAGAAAAGGTGATTATTATTGTTACCTTGAAATTGCAAGAATATTCTTGGATGAAAATGATCATGATAAGTTTAAAGAATGGCTTGATAGATTTTTATTTGAACGATTCCGAAAATCACGGACAGTAGGAATAGATTTAAACATGGAAAAGTATGGGGAAGGTTACTCCATAATCTTAGTGGGAATTTTATTGGAGGTAGTCAAAAAGAAAGTATCGATTAAAAAGTGGGATGGGATTCGTCGCGAGGAGAAAGAAAAAGTTTGCAATTGTATAAAAGGAATGCAGGCAAGATTACGTGCTGACATTGCAAAGAAAGATCAAATTGCTAAATTAGCGGGAATTTTAATGTATGAAGTTAACAAGGAAATTTCTACTGAAATCTGGAAGTATAAACATGAGGAGAGAGAAAAAGTTTATTCATGTATAAAAGAAATGCAAAAGAAAAAGGACTATGGTAAAGCATTGAAAGAACAAATAACTGAATTAGATGGACTTTTAAGCTATGTGACGAACTCACTTTAA